The following is a genomic window from Bacteroidia bacterium.
CCGCATGCTTGCGACGGTCAATATCCCGGTGACCCTGAATGCGCTGAAACGCGGCGGCGTCCCAGTGCGCATCACACCGAGTCTGCTTGGTGCACAGCCGTTGTCGGAACGGGCCATCCCGTATTACTACAATGTCATGCAGGCCGCACCACCGCTGTTCGAGGCATGGAGCTTCGAGAAAACCCGACAGGGCAAAGCGCGAACGAATCTCTCCTATCACGCCGAGGCATACAACAGCACCGATGCGTGGGTGCGAACACCGTTGCGCTTCGACATCGAACGATACAATTTCTTCCGTATCGAAGGCCATATCGGCATGCCCTGGCAGAACGCCCTGGCGACGATCACCGACCTTCGGGATTCGCACCGCCTGCCGTTCGATGTCATCGCCCTCAATGGGGACTTCCGGTCCATACTTGCGTTCCTCCGCGAGGCCTCCGCCGATTTGCGCAAAGCGCTGGGAGAGCATCCCGAGCAGTGGAAACGGCTTCTTTGCCTGTTCAGCGATCTGGAGGCACTGTACGATACGCATGCCGCCGAACTGCGCTGCGCCTTGTGCGCCGTGATGCGGTTTTTCTACGATTTCGATCACAAGGGCACGCAGGTCCCGCCGAACACGACGGCTAAGGCCTCCCGCCTGTTGCTCACCTGCTCGCCGGGTCACATCGTGCGTTCGGACTCGCTGGGCGCACTGTTCGAGCAATGGTATCCGCAGCTTCCCGCAGGGACGGCAGCAGCGACGCCTGAGTTTTTCTCACGCGCCAGCATCGCCGCGGGGCTGCAGGTGGCAACGCCGCTCATCCTCATGTACTGGCTGGAAAAAATCCACGAAGCGCTGCCCGCCGGACTCGTCGATCTCTCTATTGCGGATGTTCAGACCCGTATTGACGGCGCTATCGGTGTGGCGACGCAACTGTATCAGGCGCTGCAGAGCGGAACCGCGGACACGCCGCAGAACACGAATATTCGCAGACATCTGGAAATCGTTTTGCGTGTTTGCTCCGCTGCTGTGTTCCGGGAGCTGTTCCGCAATCTCCTCGCGCGTTTCCGGCAGTACTTGCAGAGCCAGAGCTTCGCCTTGTACGCGGCTATGCGCAGCGGGATACAGCACAAGGCGGGCGTCCCTGTTGGCGGAACCTTCATCCTCGTGTACCACGACGCGGCGGCGCAAAGTGCGCGTCTCCCCGGACGGGAAATCGTCGCGGAAAGACCTGCGAGTAGCGTCGCCTCACGCACGACAGCGACGGCGACGGCCACGGTCCGCGCCAGGGAAGCGTTTGACGATAGCGCACGAGCAACGGAAGCGATTCGCACCGACCTGCGATCTGTGTCGGCTAAGCTCAGCGACGTGGCATCCATCAAAGGCATAGGTGAGCGCTTCATTTCCGATTTCTTCCTCAATGTCCGCGATGAGACCGATGTGAAAGAGATTCCGCTGGAAGAACTCATCGCCGAGATCCCCGATGGCGCGGTGATAGCGGACTTCTTCATCCCCGGTATGTGCTCCTCGGATTGTCCGCCGATGAATTTCATCGTGATTCCGCCGAAGGATACCTCCGAGCCGACGCCGGAAGTTACCATCGCTATCGATGCCAAGGAACTCTGCTCGGCGCAGACGCAACCGATCCGCGTGCACGTCACTCCGGAAGGAGGGACGCTGGTCAGCGACGCGGGAGGCGTGGAGGCCGGGAGTTTCGACTTCATCCCCGCGAATGTGCTGATGAACAACGCCGCTTCGCGCAATGTGACGCTTACCTACACGCTCGATGGCGTCAACGCCTCTGTCACCGTCATCGTGTTCAACATGCCGACGGCGGACATCACTGTGACCGCGGTGCCCACCGCGGTGAACGCCTTCGCCTTTGCCGCGAATGCCTCCTTCGCGCAGTCCCTGCAATGGAATTTCGGTGATGGGACGACCTCCACAGAAGAGAAGCCCGTTCATGTGTATCAGCAGCCGGGCACCTTTGCGGTCACATTGACGCTGGTCAACGGCCCCTGCACGCAAACAGCGACGGCCACGGTAACCGTTCAGCCGCAGCAGCCGCAGCTGCGATGCCGCCTCCTCGCCGAATGGCAGAAGGCGTTTGCGACCTTCGACGCACAGAATGACCGGCTCATGACCACGTTCCGCGCGGCCTTCCAACCGTATCCGGATGTGCGGCGGATTTTCCTGGAATTTATGCCGACGATACTCACGGACACGCCCGACGTCCAACTGCAAAAACTCGTTGCGGCCCTGCCCGTACAGAAAATCATGGAATGGTTGCGCTTGCTTCAGGGCATGATCACGGGCACGGCGACCGCAAGCACGCGTCATCTCGCGCTCGAGCTGTTCCGCATACTGAACGGGGTGCTCATGTTCTACGCCTGCGTGCAAAAGGGTGACATGCATCAGGATCCTGTGCCGACGCAGAACGCCTTCGAATTCATCCTGGAGGCGATCACCGCCTGGCCCAATGTGCAGCCGGCGTTGCGTGCTCAGGATAGGGCCGCGATCAAGCGCCTCGCCGAGGACTATGCCGACGAGCACACACGCATCAGCGGCGAACAGCCGACGAAACGGCGCTATATCGGCATGCTCGACAAACTCCGTGCCACCGCGGCGGGTATCGGATGACGGCAGCACGAAACACACATAGAATCGACTCGGCAAACGTCAGCGTTCACCTGAACGACGTTGTGCAGGATGTGGACAGCGAGGCGCTTCGGCGCTGGACCATACAGGTGTTGCTCGAGGAACTGGATGTTGCCGCGACAGATCTCTGTCCTCCCGACCAGTGGTATGTCCTTCCGACGTTTTCCGTTGTGATCGATATACACGGAGAGGACTTCCTGCGGGATGCGCCATCATTGCGCATGCTTCTGCGCGATGCGCTGCGCACGCGGCTGCTCGAACAGCTGGACAGCGCGGGAGGGCGATCCGAGATCGTGTACTACAGCGCCATCGTGCTGGAGTATCTCGCGACCGGCACCCTGAGTGCCGCGAGGCGAGGGACACGTTTGCACACGGCGCTGAACTTTTTCATCGAACATCTGAGCGCGATGGATCAAGGGCAACACGCGAGCGTTATTGAGGTGCTCCGGCAACCGGATGCCTACACGCGCTTCTTGCGTCACATCGGGAACGCTCCCCTGTACGAATTGCTCCATCTGTACAGCGGCGGCTCACCCGAGCTATGGCGCCTCGTCGTGCGGGCATTGCCGCCGGTACTACGGAAACATCCGTCGGTTTTTCGGATGGCGGAACATGATGAAATCCTCCGATATATCTTTGCTGTTCTCTCGGGTATGGAAACCCCGCAGACAGCGGGCATGCAAGAAATTCTCCGACGCGTACTGGCGATGCTGCGTTCCGACCGCCGCGACGCGGGGAAGTATGTCCCCGTTGTTTCGTACGAGGTGATGGCGGACATGGCGGAGGCGCTTTCGGCCGCCGGCCTGGCCGCGGATAGCGAAACCGTCGCGGTGCTGTTCTCTCTCTCACCCGCGGAGGTTTCGTCGCCTGACGACGAGATCGCGCCGCGACCCGGCGACCTGCCGCCATCACCTTTGTTGATAGAAAACGCCGGCATCGTTCTGCTCGCTCCCTTTCTGCAGACGTTTCTTGCTTCGGTGGACGGGCTCGACCACCGAGGTAATCTCCGCGCTCCGGAGCGTCTCCCGATATTCCTGCATTATCTCGCGACGGGGGAGCGCGTCGCCGAGGAATGGCAACTCACCGTGCACAAGATCCTCGCGGGTCTCGATACGAACGCTCTGTGCGACACCGAATTGTTGATCAGCGAGGAGGAGGTACTGCTCACGAGCGATCTGCTGCATTCCGTCATCGGCTTGTGGGATAAACTACAGGGGACCAGCATCGCAGGCCTGCGTGAGACCTTTCTGCAGCGTCCGGGCACACTGTCGCCGCAATCTCCGCATTGGCGTCTCCGCGTGCATGAGGAGGCAGTGGATATACTCCTCCAGTTTGTACCCTGGCCGTTTCACACCGTCCGACTGCCGTGGATGAACGGCATACTGTTGGTGGACTGGTAACGCGCTTCCCGATCGGTACACGGTATGTTCGCCTCCGCCGAAAAAACGCTCAAACCCGCGGCACAGCTGCAGCGCCGTCAGGACAGCGCACCGTTTTTCGCGGCGAAAGCGGGGGAGCAGGTCACAGCAAGCGGATCGTTTTTCGCACCGACAGCGGTGCAGCCCAAACTCACCGTCAGCACGCCCGGCGATACACACGAACGTGAAGCCGACGCCATGGCCGACAGCGTGATGCGCATGCCCGCCCCGCCTCAGCGGGCAGCGCCGCTGTCCGGCCATGCGTCGGTTGAAGCACCCGGTATCGACCGCGCAGCGCAGGATCATGACGATGATCACGACACAGCGTATCCGCTTCCGGTGGTGCAGCGCCTGCAGGACAGGGAAGAGGAAGAACCGCTCCAGACAAAGCGGAGCAATCTCGTCCAGCGTGAGACCGGCAAGGAAGAAGAAGAAGAACCTGTTCAGGCAAAGCATAGCACAGCCCTGCAGCGGCAGGGAGAACAGGAAGAAGAGGAGGAGGTGCAGGCCAAACGCTGCGATGTGCTCAAGCGCAGTGGGCCGGAGGTAATGGATGAAAAAGAGAAGGAAGGGTCCAATATCGGCGTGCAGCCCTATCGCCCGGGCATCAACCGGGGGATGCACGCTTCGGATATCATCCTGCGGAGCGGCCGTGGCCCTCCGCGCGTGCGGGACACATTTGAACACACGCTGCACGGAACCTCCGCGAGCGGGGATGCGCTTCCCGATCATACACGCAGTTTCATGGAGCAGCGCTTCGGAGCCGATTTTTCGGGTGTCCGTGTGCATACCGACACGCGTGCCCAGGAAATGAACAGGGATATTCATGCCCATGCGTTTACGTGGGGCAACCATATCTATTTCAACAGCGGCCGCTACGACACCGAAAGCCATGCCGGGAAAACGCTTCTCGCGCACGAACTGACGCACACAATACAACAGGGCGCCAGTCCCGCGTATCCGTCTTCCGTGCAACGCTATACGCCGGTGCGGGGAGCAACACTCGTACACCGCCAGGCCGTCGTGCCGCAACTCGATCACGCCGTCACTCTTGCACAGGGTGAGCAGGGGAAGGTGATCGCGAACAAGGAAGGACCCGACGGCTATCGTGTCGGCTGGGAACGCCTGCTCGAGTATTTCAAAACCACCTTTGGCGAGGATAAAATCGTAAGCAATGCCAGCGGTGTGCGCGGCACAGTGTGGGAGCAGCATATAAAAAAGAAATCCGAAGTGATGGGACAAATTCCCAATCAGTCGGACCCCAATGAAAAGGAACTCCGCGACGCCATGCCGAGCTGGTGCGGCATCTTCGTGTTCTGGAGTCTGAACAAATCCGGCGTGCCCATGCCCAAGTGGCGTCTGGGCGAACCCATGTTCCCGCCGGAATCCGCCTACCCTCCGGGGTATCTGCCCAAGCCGGGCGACATCGCGTACAGACAGAAGCGCTCGCATTACGGCATCGTCGTGAAAAGCGAAGGCGGCATGATCACATCGGTCAACGGCAATACCGCCGGGACCGACAACCTCGGCGGTGAAGTGCAGGAACAGACGCACAGTCCGGATCAGTGGGACGGGTTCTTCAATCCCCTCGCCGTGATGGAAGGAAATCTCCGCGATCCCGCGCATGGCGATGCCGACACCGAGCCGCGCTCACTGCGCGAATTGCGCAAGGAAAAATTCGGGGCCCAGAGAAAGCACAGCGACGAGGAGCAGATCGAAGAGAATGGGCCGGACGTCGATGCGAAGCACGACCTGAGCGTCTGGAGTGTCACCGAATCGGGGGACCTGCAGCGCACACGTGACAGCGGTGAAAGCGAGAAGAAAGAAGAAGATGAGGAAATGCAGCGCTTCGCGGGAGCGAGCGTGCACGAGAACGCCTTCGCCTCCGACGCCGAGGAGGACGATCATGCGCCCGCCAACGCACCCGATGCAGTTGCGCTTCCGCTCCAACGTTCTTCACTGACGCCCACCGCCGGCCGCGCAGTGCAGGCATCGTGGCTGGGGGATGCCTGGGATGCCGTCAGCAACGTCGTGAGCGAGGCCGCCGAATTCATCGAACAGGGTATTGACGCCGCAAAGGAGTGGTTGCTCGAAAAAGTCCGGGATTTCGTGATCGGTATTCCCGGTTATACGCTGCTCCGTATCATCCTCGAATACGATCCCATCACCGGCGAGCGCGTCACGCGCACCGGCGACACTGTGCTCTCCGCCGTGCTGGACCTCCTGCCCGTGGGAGGCGAACTCGTGCGCAGCGTGCTGGACTATTTCAACGCCACCGTGCCCGTCTCCACCTGGCTGCTGGGAAGCATCGTCTCGCTCGTCACTCTCATCGAAAGCGTGGCGGGTCGCTTCGAGCGCTTCTGGGACGGTCTGAGCATAGACGATGTCGGCGATCCCGACGGCGTGATCACACGCATCGCGGATCTGTTCAAGGGCGTGGTGACCGATGTGGTGGATTTCGCGGTGGACTGCGGCGAGACCTTCCTCACCATGGTCAAAGACATCGCCATCGTGAACGTCACGTCCTTCGTCCGCAATCACTTCCCCAACGCCTTCGAATTGCTCTGCGTGGTGCTGGGCGAGAATCCCATCACCGGCGAAACCGTGCCGCTCACCGGCGCAAACATCCTCAATGCGGGACTTGCCGTGCTGGGCGAGCGCGGTGCGCAGATCAAAGGACAGATGCTGGAGAACGGCATCTTCCAACGTTGCGCGGCATGGATTGACCGGGCGATTTCCGTCGTAACGGACACCGTTTCCGACATCGGCAACGCCTTCACGGAGATATGGGACGAGCTGAGCTTCGAGTCGCTCTTCCATCCCATCGACACCTTCCTCATGATCGCGGGCAAGTTCGAACGTCCGGTAACGCGTGTCGTGGATTTCATCACCGATGCGATGCTCGAATTGCTGAAGATTCTCAAGGAAGTGCTGCTCGACAAGCTGTCGAAATTCGCCAGTGAAACCCGCGGCTATTTCCTCATTTGCGTGATTCTCGGTAAGGATGTGTTCACCGGCAAGACGGTGCCGCGCAACGCGGAGAATCTCATCCGCGGTTTCATGAGTCTGATGGATGGCGGCGAGGAGCAATTCCGCCAGCTCAAGGAGAGCGGCGCCATAGATCGCACAACACAGAAAATCATGGCGGCCATCAAGCGATTGAATTTCACCTGGGCCTATATCACCGGATTGTTCACCGAATTGTGGAATTCCCTGGATTGGACGGCCTTCCTCAATCCGCTGGCCGCCTTCGCGCGCATCGTTGCCACCTTCGCGCAGCCCGTCCGGCGCCTCGTGGCCTTTATCATCGAGATCGTCAAGATCGTGGTCGAGGTGCTGCTCGTCGTCATGAGTTTCCCGATCGATGTCGTCAATCAGCTCATCGCCCGCGTGCTCACGGTGTTCGACAGCATCAAGCGCGACCCGATCGGTTTCCTCAAGAATCTGCTCAAGGCCATCAAACAGGGCTTCATACAGTTCTTCGACAATATCCTCAAACATCTCCTCAGCGGACTCGCGGACTGGTTTTTCCATCAGCTCGGCGATCTCGGCATACAGAAACCACCGGATCTGAGCTTCAAGAGCATACTCAACCTCATCATGCAGATTCTCGGCATCTCCCTGCGCCAGATCATGGACAAGGTCTGGAAAAAGCTCGCGGAGAAAATCGGCCAGGACAAGGTGGACCGGATCAAAGGCATGATAGACAAGCTCGAAGGGGTATGGAAATTCATCCGCGATGTGATGGAGCGCGGCCCCATCGCCATCTGGGAATACATACAGGAGAAGCTCAGCAACCTCTGGACCATTGTGCTCGACGCCGCGAAAAACTGGATAATGACCAAGATCATCGAAGCCGTCGTCACCAAGCTTCTGAGCATGCTCGATCCCACCGGCATCATGGCCGTGATCAACAGCGTCATCGCGATCTACCGCGCCATACAGTCGTTTATCGAGTACATTCGGGAGATGTTGAACATCCTGAACTCCTTCGTGCAGGGGGTGGCCGAAATCGCCACCGGCAATATCAAAGTGGCCGCGGATTTCCTCGAACGCACCATGGCGCGCGCCATTCCCATCATCATCGGCTTCCTGGCCAATCAGGTCGGGCTCGGGAAAATCGGACAGAAGATCGCCGAAATCATCGGCGCCATACGCGAGAAGGTGGACGCCGCCGTGGATTGGCTCATCGACAAAGCCATTGCCGCCGGTGGTAAACTGTTGGAAATGCTCAAAACCGCGGGCCAGAAAGTCGTTGCCGCATTCAGGAAATGGCTGGGCCTTGAAAAGCGCTTTGCGGCGAATGGCGAACAGCATCGTCTGTATTTCACCGGGTCAGAGGAAAACGCCGTACTCACCGTCGCAAGCAATCCCACGCCCTACAGCTCCTTCATCGAAAGTGTGAAAGTGGATGAGAAGAAGGAAAAAGAGAAGGCGACCGCGAAGAAGGAGGCGCTTGCCATCGCCGCAGCAATCGACAAAAAACGTCGTGAAAAGCTGGAGGGTGATACCGACGAGAAAAAGGAGGAGAGCAAGAAGAAAAAAATTGAAGAGGTGGAAAAACTCCTCGAACAGCTCGCCCCCATCACGGTCACCCTTTTCGGTTCCACCGCAGAGGTGGACAAGTCCGAAATCAAGCACACACCGGACAGTGCCGGCCCCACGACCTTCGGGACCTTTGCGCGCGGATACAAGCTCGCGAAAGGCAAGTTCGAGCAGGGCTCCACGCCCACCGCTGCGAAGCACAACATCTACGATGTGCTCGATCAGCGCAGAATGGCGGGTGGAGCAAGCTATTACGTGCGCGGGCATTTGCTCAACGAACATCTCGGCGGGAAGGGCGTCTGGAATAATCTGACGCCGCTCTCCCGCGACGGGAATCACAAGCACGAGGAACAGGTGGAGTCTCTCACCAAGGCCGCCGTTGATTCCGGTGCGATTGTCGAGTACACCATTGCGCCGCAATACGCCGCGCGTCCCGACGCCGCCTCCCTGAAAAAGGATATCGATGCGGCGAACGACCCCGACGCCGCGACCAAGAAAGCCATCATCGACGCCGAGGATTCCGTCCCCCACTCCATGCTGTGCGCATCGTATATCCTGGAGAAAAAAGGCAACGAGTTCGTCCGAAAACAGCCTATTGCGGAAAAAGACGTCCCCAATCCCATCAGCCGCACCGTCAAGGATTACGACCTCGCCGGCGGACAGAAGCCGCCCGTGGTGTATCTGGAAGACGCGCTCAAGGATCCCTCCATCGTGCTCAATCTGGGCGAAGTGGATGCCGTGACCGCCCAGGCAATCGTGGATGCCTACAAAGCGAAGAAGACGCGCTTCGTATCCTGGGAAGCACTCGCCAACGCCGCGTTCGGCGGTGACGAGCCCATTCCGGCCAACCTTGACGAGGCCCGGAAGAAGGAAGCGGAGGAAGAGGCGAAGGTGCGCAAGGAGGCGCGGACACGACTCGAGGCGGTGAAGAACAACGCGCGGATCAAGCTGTATCGTGTCGGAGCGGGGGAGGCCGCATGATGCACTCCTATCACACTGAGAACACCAATACCAATACCATAGGAGAAAGACTATGAAACCTGCCATCAAATATCGAGCGCGTTTCCGTAGACGTATGGCAGCCGGCGCTCGGCGACACACTGCCGCCATGCCGACGCCATTTTTCCAGGGAAGGCAGAAACGCGGCGAAGGGGAGAGTACGCACGACGCGCAACGGACTCCCCGTGTTGCCGTCGGCAGCGAAACGCCGTTCTTCGAGAATTATGTCATGAAGCTCGCGTCCCGCGGCAAGCCCCTTGAAGCCGGGAAGCGCGATTTCTTCGAACGCAAACTCGGCGTCTCCCTCGACGGCATCCGTGTGCACGACGATCACGAGGCCCGGCGCGCGTCCAGGGACATCGGCGCGAAAGCGTTTACCTGGAAAAACCACGTCGTCGTGAATCCCGATTGGCTCACCGCGGGACCCGATGCCGGGCAGCGCCTGCTCGGACATGAACTTCTGCATGCAGCGCGGCACCGGGACAGTGGTCTCGTCCTCATGAAAGCGGAAGAGGATGCCGTTCCGGCGAACGATGCGATGAGCGACCGCAAGGAACAGGAAGCGGAGAAAGAAGAAGAGCGCATGATGCAGCCGGAGAGTCTGCCCGACTTCAGCACGTACGGCAAGCCCAGCGTACGAACGGTATTCGGCAAGAGCATCACCGTTACCGGAAGAACCGACCGCACATTCGACGGGGGCAGCGGAACAACGAAAAATCTGAAAGGGTCGCCCGCAAAGAACTGCGCCGGCTGCGACGACTGCTGGTCCATCACCGGCTCGCTTGTCCTCACGTACAGCGTCACCACCACCGTCACTCTCCCCGACGTCCCCGACGGTCTCACGAAATGCCAGCAACAGCGCGTCCGCGAAGTCATTGACGGCAAAATCGCCCCGCACGAGCAGGAGCATGTGGCGGCCTTCAACACCTACAACGGCACCGTCACGCTGCCGATCAGCTACACCGGCTGCAAGGACGGACTCGAGGCGCATGTACAGAAAATGCACGACGACCACGCCGTTGCCCGCGAAGCCGCCGCGCAGGCCAAAAGCGACGCCCTCGACCCCTACGTCGTTCCCATAGACCTCGACTGCGAAGACAAGTGAGCAGAGAGCAGAGAGCGGAGCGCAGAGAGC
Proteins encoded in this region:
- a CDS encoding contractile injection system tape measure protein, whose product is MTAARNTHRIDSANVSVHLNDVVQDVDSEALRRWTIQVLLEELDVAATDLCPPDQWYVLPTFSVVIDIHGEDFLRDAPSLRMLLRDALRTRLLEQLDSAGGRSEIVYYSAIVLEYLATGTLSAARRGTRLHTALNFFIEHLSAMDQGQHASVIEVLRQPDAYTRFLRHIGNAPLYELLHLYSGGSPELWRLVVRALPPVLRKHPSVFRMAEHDEILRYIFAVLSGMETPQTAGMQEILRRVLAMLRSDRRDAGKYVPVVSYEVMADMAEALSAAGLAADSETVAVLFSLSPAEVSSPDDEIAPRPGDLPPSPLLIENAGIVLLAPFLQTFLASVDGLDHRGNLRAPERLPIFLHYLATGERVAEEWQLTVHKILAGLDTNALCDTELLISEEEVLLTSDLLHSVIGLWDKLQGTSIAGLRETFLQRPGTLSPQSPHWRLRVHEEAVDILLQFVPWPFHTVRLPWMNGILLVDW
- a CDS encoding DUF4157 domain-containing protein, translated to MFASAEKTLKPAAQLQRRQDSAPFFAAKAGEQVTASGSFFAPTAVQPKLTVSTPGDTHEREADAMADSVMRMPAPPQRAAPLSGHASVEAPGIDRAAQDHDDDHDTAYPLPVVQRLQDREEEEPLQTKRSNLVQRETGKEEEEEPVQAKHSTALQRQGEQEEEEEVQAKRCDVLKRSGPEVMDEKEKEGSNIGVQPYRPGINRGMHASDIILRSGRGPPRVRDTFEHTLHGTSASGDALPDHTRSFMEQRFGADFSGVRVHTDTRAQEMNRDIHAHAFTWGNHIYFNSGRYDTESHAGKTLLAHELTHTIQQGASPAYPSSVQRYTPVRGATLVHRQAVVPQLDHAVTLAQGEQGKVIANKEGPDGYRVGWERLLEYFKTTFGEDKIVSNASGVRGTVWEQHIKKKSEVMGQIPNQSDPNEKELRDAMPSWCGIFVFWSLNKSGVPMPKWRLGEPMFPPESAYPPGYLPKPGDIAYRQKRSHYGIVVKSEGGMITSVNGNTAGTDNLGGEVQEQTHSPDQWDGFFNPLAVMEGNLRDPAHGDADTEPRSLRELRKEKFGAQRKHSDEEQIEENGPDVDAKHDLSVWSVTESGDLQRTRDSGESEKKEEDEEMQRFAGASVHENAFASDAEEDDHAPANAPDAVALPLQRSSLTPTAGRAVQASWLGDAWDAVSNVVSEAAEFIEQGIDAAKEWLLEKVRDFVIGIPGYTLLRIILEYDPITGERVTRTGDTVLSAVLDLLPVGGELVRSVLDYFNATVPVSTWLLGSIVSLVTLIESVAGRFERFWDGLSIDDVGDPDGVITRIADLFKGVVTDVVDFAVDCGETFLTMVKDIAIVNVTSFVRNHFPNAFELLCVVLGENPITGETVPLTGANILNAGLAVLGERGAQIKGQMLENGIFQRCAAWIDRAISVVTDTVSDIGNAFTEIWDELSFESLFHPIDTFLMIAGKFERPVTRVVDFITDAMLELLKILKEVLLDKLSKFASETRGYFLICVILGKDVFTGKTVPRNAENLIRGFMSLMDGGEEQFRQLKESGAIDRTTQKIMAAIKRLNFTWAYITGLFTELWNSLDWTAFLNPLAAFARIVATFAQPVRRLVAFIIEIVKIVVEVLLVVMSFPIDVVNQLIARVLTVFDSIKRDPIGFLKNLLKAIKQGFIQFFDNILKHLLSGLADWFFHQLGDLGIQKPPDLSFKSILNLIMQILGISLRQIMDKVWKKLAEKIGQDKVDRIKGMIDKLEGVWKFIRDVMERGPIAIWEYIQEKLSNLWTIVLDAAKNWIMTKIIEAVVTKLLSMLDPTGIMAVINSVIAIYRAIQSFIEYIREMLNILNSFVQGVAEIATGNIKVAADFLERTMARAIPIIIGFLANQVGLGKIGQKIAEIIGAIREKVDAAVDWLIDKAIAAGGKLLEMLKTAGQKVVAAFRKWLGLEKRFAANGEQHRLYFTGSEENAVLTVASNPTPYSSFIESVKVDEKKEKEKATAKKEALAIAAAIDKKRREKLEGDTDEKKEESKKKKIEEVEKLLEQLAPITVTLFGSTAEVDKSEIKHTPDSAGPTTFGTFARGYKLAKGKFEQGSTPTAAKHNIYDVLDQRRMAGGASYYVRGHLLNEHLGGKGVWNNLTPLSRDGNHKHEEQVESLTKAAVDSGAIVEYTIAPQYAARPDAASLKKDIDAANDPDAATKKAIIDAEDSVPHSMLCASYILEKKGNEFVRKQPIAEKDVPNPISRTVKDYDLAGGQKPPVVYLEDALKDPSIVLNLGEVDAVTAQAIVDAYKAKKTRFVSWEALANAAFGGDEPIPANLDEARKKEAEEEAKVRKEARTRLEAVKNNARIKLYRVGAGEAA
- a CDS encoding DUF4157 domain-containing protein → MKPAIKYRARFRRRMAAGARRHTAAMPTPFFQGRQKRGEGESTHDAQRTPRVAVGSETPFFENYVMKLASRGKPLEAGKRDFFERKLGVSLDGIRVHDDHEARRASRDIGAKAFTWKNHVVVNPDWLTAGPDAGQRLLGHELLHAARHRDSGLVLMKAEEDAVPANDAMSDRKEQEAEKEEERMMQPESLPDFSTYGKPSVRTVFGKSITVTGRTDRTFDGGSGTTKNLKGSPAKNCAGCDDCWSITGSLVLTYSVTTTVTLPDVPDGLTKCQQQRVREVIDGKIAPHEQEHVAAFNTYNGTVTLPISYTGCKDGLEAHVQKMHDDHAVAREAAAQAKSDALDPYVVPIDLDCEDK
- a CDS encoding PKD domain-containing protein gives rise to the protein MPTADITVTAVPTAVNAFAFAANASFAQSLQWNFGDGTTSTEEKPVHVYQQPGTFAVTLTLVNGPCTQTATATVTVQPQQPQLRCRLLAEWQKAFATFDAQNDRLMTTFRAAFQPYPDVRRIFLEFMPTILTDTPDVQLQKLVAALPVQKIMEWLRLLQGMITGTATASTRHLALELFRILNGVLMFYACVQKGDMHQDPVPTQNAFEFILEAITAWPNVQPALRAQDRAAIKRLAEDYADEHTRISGEQPTKRRYIGMLDKLRATAAGIG